From Juglans regia cultivar Chandler chromosome 6, Walnut 2.0, whole genome shotgun sequence, the proteins below share one genomic window:
- the LOC108987556 gene encoding cytochrome P450 CYP82D47-like: MLFQYQYPTFNMTCIMASIFASFLLFLFFLILWKIRRAQQSTPQSTLPPEAGGAWPIIGHLHLLARSKPAHITLGNMADKYGPIFTIRLGVHKTIVVSNSEIAKECFTSKDKTFANRPKAMVSELMGYNYATFALSPYGSYWRQVRRITILEFLSDQRVEMFKHIGESEVNTTIRETYQLLLNNNKLMLVEMSRWFGNITLNTLFRMVAGKRFALAATEDEDEGNDLQCRKALTDFFIFAGKFVVSDALPYLRWLDLGGDQRGMKKSAIEVDHVLQGLLEEHKQRKLSSEVKNGHQDFMDVMLSFVTDNKEISDFDADTITKATCLNLILAGTDTTSVTLTWALSLLLNNREALAKVQQELELQVGKERQVKDSDMKNLVYLQAVIKETMRLYPAAQLTLPHESTEDCTLAGYHVPAGTRLLVNLAKIHRDPLVWPDPAKFRPERFLTTHKDINVRGQNFELLPFGSGRRVCPGISLSLKLTQLMLATFLHSFDISTPSAEPIDMVEKDVGLTSIKAAPLEVHLTPRLLAQLYHV, encoded by the exons ATGCTCTTTCAATATCAGTACCCAACCTTTAATATGACTTGTATCATGGCCAGCATCTTTGCCAgcttccttctctttctcttttttctgaTCTTATGGAAGATCAGGAGAGCCCAACAATCTACACCTCAAAGTACACTTCCACCAGAAGCTGGTGGTGCATGGCCAATAATCGGCCACCTCCACCTATTAGCAAGGTCAAAACCAGCCCATATAACCTTGGGTAATATGGCTGACAAGTATGGACCAATCTTCACCATCAGGTTGGGTGTGCATAAAACTATAGTGGTCAGCAATTCAGAGATAGCCAAAGAGTGTTTTACTAGCAAAGACAAAACTTTTGCCAACCGTCCAAAAGCTATGGTATCAGAACTCATGGGCTATAACTATGCCACATTCGCTTTGAGCCCTTATGGTTCCTATTGGCGACAAGTTCGAAGAATAACCATACTCGAATTCCTTTCAGATCAACGCGTTGAGATGTTCAAACACATAGGAGAATCAGAAGTAAACACAACTATAAGAGAAACATATCAACTCTTGCTCAATAACAACAAGCTCATGTTGGTGGAAATGAGCAGATGGTTCGGCAACATTACGCTAAACACTTTATTTAGGATGGTTGCAGGGAAGCGATTTGCTTTGGCTGCCACCGAAGATGAGGATGAAGGAAATGATCTCCAGTGCCGGAAGGCATTGACAGATTTCTTCATTTTCGCCGGAAAGTTTGTGGTCTCGGATGCACTTCCATATCTAAGGTGGTTGGACTTGGGTGGCGATCAGAGAGGCATGAAGAAATCCGCAATAGAAGTGGATCATGTGCTTCAAGGTTTGCTAGAAGAACATAAACAAAGAAAGCTCTCGAGTGAGGTGAAGAATGGACACCAAGACTTTATGGATGTGATGCTATCCTTTGTCACAGATAACAAAGAGATTTCCGATTTTGATGCCGATACAATCACCAAAGCTACTTGCCTG AACCTTATCTTAGCGGGCACAGATACAACATCCGTGACCTTGACATGGGCTCTCTCTCTACTTCTCAACAACCGTGAGGCTCTAGCGAAAGTCCAACAAGAACTAGAGCTCCAGGTTGGCAAGGAAAGGCAAGTGAAGGATTCAGACATGAAAAACCTAGTATATCTTCAAGCTGTCATCAAAGAAACAATGCGTTTATACCCTGCAGCCCAACTTACTTTACCACACGAGTCCACCGAAGATTGTACTTTGGCTGGTTATCATGTCCCGGCAGGCACACGCCTTCTTGTTAATCTAGCAAAGATCCATCGAGACCCACTTGTGTGGCCGGATCCAGCCAAATTTCGTCCAGAAAGATTCCTTACTACCCACAAAGATATCAATGTTAGGGGTCAGAATTTTGAATTGTTACCATTTGGCAGTGGTAGAAGAGTTTGCCCCGGAATCTCGCTTTCGTTAAAACTTACTCAACTCATGCTTGCTACCTTCCTCCATTCTTTTGACATTTCAACCCCATCAGCTGAACCAATAGATATGGTTGAGAAAGACGTTGGGCTTACCTCCATTAAAGCAGCACCACTCGAAGTCCATCTCACTCCACGCCTTCTTGCTCAATTATATCATGTGTAA